A genome region from Bufo gargarizans isolate SCDJY-AF-19 chromosome 2, ASM1485885v1, whole genome shotgun sequence includes the following:
- the ANKRD65 gene encoding ankyrin repeat domain-containing protein 65 — protein sequence MILDYKTSEGGSQQLSWTDTALTSHKYCSDMQQKLGAPTLDAELARRCLQLSEELSVPEKLGHATYEWKALHLASWNGNTGLVKQLLQQGEKIDDRDELGWTPLHCAASNGHLVTAKLLIQRGASINVQDASGCTPLHHAAWSGHTHLSEMLLNRGSSAIAPTKGGLTALHLAAANGHTLIAQLLLKKNTDPCIGDNNKWSPLHWATVSNHVHILELLSEHNVSLGLETSGNLTPLHVAAETGKMEALNYLLEKGVDVNVQDMLGRTALAIAASNGSLEVIHLLLDNKAQPNVADNHGRTALHKAAAAGHLTVVQILVQNGASVNIKDSLCLTPMQRAAMMGHKQVSTYLQGALPTVQNVL from the exons ATATGCAGCAGAAATTAGGGGCACCAACCCTGGACGCTGAGCTGGCAAGAAGATGCCTACAACTAAGTGAAGAACTAAGTGTGCCAGAGAAGCTGGGTCATGCTACCTATGAATGGAAAGCCCTCCATTTGGCATCCTGGAATGGGAACACTGGTCTTGTGAAACAACTTTTACAACAAGGAGAAAAGATTGATGACAG GGATGAGCTTGGCTGGACTCCTCTTCACTGCGCAGCATCCAATGGTCACTTAGTTACAGCAAAGCTCTTAATCCAGAGAGGAGCTTCAATAAATGTTCAGGATGCTTCAGGCTGTACCCCTCTCCACCATGCTGCATGGAGTGGCCATACACACTTGTCTGAGATGCTGTTAAACCGTGGATCCAGTGCCATCGCTCCTACAAAAGGAGGTCTAACAGCTTTACATTTAGCGGCAGCAAATGGTCATACACTCATTGCACAGCTATTGTTGAAGAAAAATACAGACCCATGTATTGGTGACAACAACAAGTGGAGTCCATTGCACTGGGCAACCGTCAGCAATCATGTCCATATCTTAGAACTTTTAAGTGAACACAATGTCTCCCTTGGACTTGAGACCTCTGGGAATTTGACCCCTTTGCATGTTGCAGCTGAGACTGGAAAAATGGAGGCTCTGAACTATCTCTTGGAGAAGGGGGTCGATGTGAATGTCCAAGACATGCTGGGCAGAACAGCTCTAGCAATTGCAGCTAGTAATGGTAGCTTGGAG GTTATTCACTTGCTTTTGGATAATAAAGCTCAGCCGAACGTTGCGGACAATCATGGACGGACCGCCTTACACAAGGCCGCGGCAGCAGGGCATCTCACTGTGGTACAGATCCTTGTCCAGAACGGAGCCTCAGTGAATATAAAGGACAGCCTGTGTCTCACACCAATGCAGAGAGCGGCCATGATGGGACACAAGCAAGTGTCTACCTACCTGCAAGGAGCACTACCTACAGTTCAAAATGTACTCTAA